In the genome of Patagioenas fasciata isolate bPatFas1 chromosome 12, bPatFas1.hap1, whole genome shotgun sequence, one region contains:
- the DTWD1 gene encoding tRNA-uridine aminocarboxypropyltransferase 1 isoform X2 → MSLNSSALLNEENPQGPKRNTERLERLELQAPSSFQDNPLQQLQLASQEVLEKAKKSGRSKCPRCSSSRMFYCYTCFVPVETVPPKEIPTVKIALIFPGPNSISVKDIAFHLQKHTKKSGCGDDDGCSREPFLKQAKIEPKEEEKNQNECISSNKSEGTRLKKIIFIDSTWNQTNKIITDERLQGLLQIELKTRKTCFWRHQKGKPDTYLSTIEAIYYFLVDYHQEILKENYKGQYDNLLFFFSFMYTLIKNAKCCAGKE, encoded by the exons ATGTCTTTAAATTCATCTGcacttttaaatgaagaaaacccTCAAGGACCAAAAAGAAATACTGAACGTTTGGAACGTCTAGAATTGCAGGCTCCATCATCATTTCAAGATAATCCACTTCAACAGTTACAATTGGCATCACAGGAAGTACTCGAAAAGGCCAAAAAGAGTGGGAGATCGAAATGCCCCCGCTGCAGTAGTTCACGGATGTTTTATTGTTACACATGCTTTGTTCCTGTTGAAACTGTCCCTCCCAAAGAAATTCCAACTGTGAAG ATAGCACTAATATTTCCTGGACCCAATTCCATTTCAGTAAAAGATATTGCCTTCCATCTCCAAAAGCACACTAAGAAAAGTGGTTGTGGTGATGACGATGGCTGTTCCAGAGAGCCATTTCTTAAGCAAGCAAAAATAGAacctaaagaagaagaaaaaaatcaaaatgaatgCATCTCAAGCAACAAGAGTGAAGGCACTAgactgaagaaaataatatttattgaCAGTACCTGGAATCAAACTAACAAAATAATAACTGATGAACGACTTcaag GCTTGCTGCAAATTGAGTTAAAGACAAGGAAGACTTGCTTTTGGCGTCATCAGAAAGGAAAGCCAGATACGTACCTTTCCACAATAGAAGCCATTTATTATTTCCTTGTGGACTATCATCAGGAGATTTTGAAAGAGAACTACAAAGGACAATATGataatctgctttttttcttttcatttatgtACACATTGATTAAAAATGCCAAATGTTGTGCAGGAAAAGAGTAA
- the DTWD1 gene encoding tRNA-uridine aminocarboxypropyltransferase 1 isoform X1 encodes MSLNSSALLNEENPQGPKRNTERLERLELQAPSSFQDNPLQQLQLASQEVLEKAKKSGRSKCPRCSSSRMFYCYTCFVPVETVPPKEIPTVKLPLKIDIIKHPNETDGKSTAVHAKLLAPDDVTIYKYPCIPDYQEKRHEIALIFPGPNSISVKDIAFHLQKHTKKSGCGDDDGCSREPFLKQAKIEPKEEEKNQNECISSNKSEGTRLKKIIFIDSTWNQTNKIITDERLQGLLQIELKTRKTCFWRHQKGKPDTYLSTIEAIYYFLVDYHQEILKENYKGQYDNLLFFFSFMYTLIKNAKCCAGKE; translated from the exons ATGTCTTTAAATTCATCTGcacttttaaatgaagaaaacccTCAAGGACCAAAAAGAAATACTGAACGTTTGGAACGTCTAGAATTGCAGGCTCCATCATCATTTCAAGATAATCCACTTCAACAGTTACAATTGGCATCACAGGAAGTACTCGAAAAGGCCAAAAAGAGTGGGAGATCGAAATGCCCCCGCTGCAGTAGTTCACGGATGTTTTATTGTTACACATGCTTTGTTCCTGTTGAAACTGTCCCTCCCAAAGAAATTCCAACTGTGAAG TTACCTTTGAAGATTGACATTATTAAACACCCAAATGAAACAGATGGCAAAAGCACCGCTGTGCACGCTAAGCTCCTGGCACCTGATGATGTTACGATTTATAAATACCCTTGCATTCCAGATTATCAAGAAAAAAGACACGAA ATAGCACTAATATTTCCTGGACCCAATTCCATTTCAGTAAAAGATATTGCCTTCCATCTCCAAAAGCACACTAAGAAAAGTGGTTGTGGTGATGACGATGGCTGTTCCAGAGAGCCATTTCTTAAGCAAGCAAAAATAGAacctaaagaagaagaaaaaaatcaaaatgaatgCATCTCAAGCAACAAGAGTGAAGGCACTAgactgaagaaaataatatttattgaCAGTACCTGGAATCAAACTAACAAAATAATAACTGATGAACGACTTcaag GCTTGCTGCAAATTGAGTTAAAGACAAGGAAGACTTGCTTTTGGCGTCATCAGAAAGGAAAGCCAGATACGTACCTTTCCACAATAGAAGCCATTTATTATTTCCTTGTGGACTATCATCAGGAGATTTTGAAAGAGAACTACAAAGGACAATATGataatctgctttttttcttttcatttatgtACACATTGATTAAAAATGCCAAATGTTGTGCAGGAAAAGAGTAA